From the Vicugna pacos chromosome 30, VicPac4, whole genome shotgun sequence genome, the window catgacagcagtgcctggacaACAAAAAGCCTGCTAGGTGATACATACTGTTATTATAATAACCATAATGATGGTAATCACGATACGTTACTAAAATTGCAAAATTTTACTTAGCTCATAGATAAAAGTGAAAGTAACCATAAGTTCAGGTatactttggaaaatgtttgaatGAGAGTTCTGGTATGCAGTCCAAATGCTCCATAACTTTTAGAGCAAGTAGAGGTTCTAGATTCAGACAGGCCTGTGTTGAAAACATGGCTCTGCCACATttgttctccagggagaagtTTTTTACTTATCTGAGCTTTCCTGATTTCATGTCAGTTGGactaaataaagagatgctgatggaaAGCCGTTAGCAGTGTACCCGCCACACATGGCTCCTAAGCCAGAGTGTGGTGGTCATGAGTGAACAGCCATTGAGCACAATCTGTAGGTCTTAGAAGCTAATCCCACCAAGAGGTACAAGGGGGCTTCACGTCACAACATAGGAAATGATGCAAATTAGACACTCCTGTACCACTGGTGACCATTAGAGATGCAGTCTCGTTCTAGCCCTTATGGTTACCTAGGAAGCCAAATCTGACTGTGAGACAATGAAGGCACAGCCAGCAGTGCAATGGTGCTGCATCTCTGGTTCAAAGGAGAAACGTTTGGAGTATGTTAGAGCACCAGGAATTTCTGAGAAGGTTGAATGGAAGGATTTTGAAGGATATTTGAGGTAAAATACACCCCAATTGAATGATAACAGCAAACCTTATTGATGGGGATGCCAAAATATAGGCACAGATCTGACAGACTTAGGTGGGTTTACTATTTATATCGAGAGAAACTGATGAGCTCTCGTTTTGATGTTTGAAGGCTGAAAATCCAGAAAATCATCAGTTTCAAAAGCTTCTGACTGAATTAAACAAACCCACCGATGCCTATGAGCTGAGCGTCGCCAACAGGCTCTATGGCAGAAAGGAGTTTCCCTTCCTTCAGGTGAGTTTCCCTGGCCTGCCCACACCTTTCATCCGCATCCTGGTCCTCGGCCCCCCGGTCTCTAagtgggggaggagaggcaggggagCCTGGCTGACCCCCACGGAGAGCATTTACCCTGGAGACATCGGGCTCCCGCACCACAACCCACCCTTGGGTTGTCCCAGAGCCTGACCACCCACCAGTGAAGTGGGGTTGGGATGGTCCCACGTCCTCTCTCTGGTCATGATGGaacataatttaatttggggATGCTTACAAAGTTACTCACCAATTACTCTtaattcctcctttcttccttcccatgtCAAAGGAATACATGGATAATGTGAAGAAGTTGTACCTAGCCAGTGTGGAATCTGCTGATTTTGCGAATGCTCCAGAAGAAAGTCGACAGATGATTAATTCCTGGGTggaaaaacaaactaatggtacGTTATGACAGGTTCACTCACTAAGAAGCACTTTTGAGTTCCCAGGGGGTGTGATCTGCCCCCCACACTGGACACTGCATGGGGTGCCAGGAGAGGGGTGAGATGAGACTGCAGAGGATGGGGGAGGACGTGCAGATGGTGGGATGGTCCCAGTAAATGTGGAGAGAAACAAGGGGACCCAGGAGGGATCCCAGCACCAGCTCCTAAAAACACAGCTGGAGTCTCGGGTGAAGTGTCTTTGTGGATGCCAAGTCTCGGCTCAAGCCTCACTTGATttcacacttttttctttctgttagagACAATATTAAAAGGATTCCCTTATACTTTGTTACTTGGGAAACAAGCAGCTCTCCTCTGAACCATCCTTCTTGTCACCTGGCGCAGAGCTGCATGGCACGCTGTCCATGCCCACATCCTGCAGGGATGGTCACAGCCATCCCAACCACAGCAGTTGGCTGGACAAAGTCTCCATCCTCTGAACCACGTCCTACCTCCATCCCAATTATAGGTCAAACCTACAGCAATTCAAAGTGGAGAATGAAGAGGAGGACACCCCGGGGAATGGAGTTATGGTCCGTGTCATTCATCCTAAAGAGCATTCAGGCCTATTTCCTCTGAGTCAAATGTGGGGGATAAAAAGggcataaagaaaaagagagagagaggaaggaaggaaggaagaaaaagaaagagaggaaagaaaggaaggaaaggaagagaggaacaaagaaaggaagagagaagttaagaaaGGAAGAATAGAACAAAGTCGGATGAAACAAGAGAGGAAAGCAGGTGTTGAGGGCACCGGGAGGGAAGGATACATTGAGAGAGGGAGGAAATTGACTCCTGGAAAGATCAGCTGAAATCACTTCATCCACATTCagtgtgagatgatggatgtcaCCACAGACAGAGACTGAACACCTTCCCTGTCACAAGAAGGGGTCTTCATGAGGGTACCTTCATCAGGCTGGTGACTAGGGGAAATGGCACCTTATGAACTTCTGGGCATGGTGTCCCTAATATGGTGACTTGTGTGAATGTTTAATGATTAGTTGTAACTTTCAAAGCATCTTCGAGAAAAACCACTTGTGCATTCAGGAAgaccttccattttctttctttgcaggAAAAATCAAGGATCTATTTCCCAATGGTTCTATTGACAGCTCCACCATTCTGGTGCTGGTGAACGCCATCTATTTCAAAGGGCAGTGGCACCagaaatttaaggaagaaaacacTGTCGACGAAAAATTTTGGCTGAGCAAGGTATTGTGTAtacttatattctttttaaaaaattttttctttttctatttttttaatgaagagagggaattagatgtatttatttattcttggaggaggtactgaggattgaatccagaacctcatgcatgctaagcgtgggctctaccacttgagctataccctccccttatgatttattttcataacaTAATACAGCTCTACGTGAAATGTGAAGTTTACATACATAATGATTAATGTACAACTGCAGGTAGAAAATCAAATTTGTCAAGGCTCTCTTtccttatgtaattttttttctttaattacttgGGGATTCTTGTAGAAACTCTTGTCTCTAACTCACAGATTTCCCAAATCATCTCTTAGAAGGAGGATGGGATAGGTATCTCaataatattctctttttttttttttttgacttgtgTTCACTTGGCATTTGTTTCCACATTAATTTCTTGCAGGATAGAAGCAAATCTGTGCAGATGATGAAAGAAACCAACGACTTCAATTTCACCTCCCTGGAGGACATGCAAGTCAAGATCCTGGAAATACCGTACAAAGGCAAGGAGCTAAGCatgatgctgctgctgcccaATGAAGTAGATGGACTGCAGAAGGTAAAGCCGTGCCCCTCCAAGGCTTCCTACTGTTGCTTCGATTCCTAGCAATGCAAACAAAATAGGCTGTTCATACATTGGTGGTGCTGGCTGGCAGAGATCCAGCacagaacaaacaaataaaataaatactttacgGATCACAGTATGATAGGAAGAATATATAGAAATTCTGTCCATCACAGGTCACATTAATATTCTGATGAAACTATGGAATGTCAGTTCACAAAACTATGTACCTAGTCGCACACCTTAATGTTTTGCAGCCATAACAACCTGCAATATATTCCAGTCCACTCATTTAAACAAGAAAATAACATTCACATGTAGGGGACAGATGGAAATGTTTGCAAGTTCATTCACAAACAAGACAAGGAAATGGAAATAACACAGGTAACATATTGCATACTAAATCACAGTGGTTTTGTAGACTGTGGGCAAATAGATTTATTTTGATCCCCacttttcaattttaaattattctgtTCTGAGGAGCCCAAAAGTCATTCAGAGCTCACTgcttgcagtaaaaaaaaaataataataataataattagagaATGTTCCTCTTCTCATGTTACAATAGTTaaaattaatatgtaaaaatGGCAATATACAATGCCGATATCTTACATATAAAGGACATTGTGTTAATGGTCGTCTGCAGTTACTGGAGTAGCTGCTGCTGACGCTGACGTGGCAGTGAGCTTGCCACACTCAGAGTATGTACGGAGTGACACTGGCAACTGGAAATCCTCGGGGAAAGTCCTGTGGCAATAAATGTGAACAAACATCAGAGTATTCTTGCTCCAGCTCTGCAGTCCCCATTATCCGGGATCCCGGGAACCCCAGTTCTGGGATTTTAGCCTATGATAACATGTCTAAATGAGGCAAACGCTTTTGGACAGAAGTGgctcaaaataatgaaaaattttaaacaaggaACAATGGTACATGCTTGTGTTACCAGTAGTTTAGTTTAGGGATTGACACGCAGTGAAGGTATATTCACACAGATGTTCATTAAATAAAGATAGATACACTGAGTATGAATTTAATGAAGTATCATGTAACAATTTAAACctaattagagaaataaaatatatatctctATGGGAAAAGTTTACAAGTAGTTCAagcaatagaaaagaacaaacgtAGGATGTAAGCTATGAATGCACAACATAAAACTTTATGAAGGAAAGGACATTAACAAAGAAGTCTTTGAAAATGAGGCGTGTCACACATCCAGAGCATGAGAATTGAACAGTTCATCTTTtacaaaatcattttatttaatgattCTGTTgctgcatatatgtatatatttatatatttatacctaTATACCATGTATAGATATTTATACATATGCATCTAATTATGTGTACACATATAGATAAAAATAGCAAAGTCACGAACATATAAGatcttttattgattatataatatattttcaaGTCTATGTTACTTTTGCCTCCTCAGATTAAATCTAATGAAGTGAATCTCCTGTACTTACACTTACTGTTAAGATAAAGGTTCCCCACACGTTTCAATCCAGTGTTAAGCTGGGCTCCACGTTCTTGTTTTCCATCATTACAGCTGGAAGATAAACTCACTGCTGAGAAATTATTAGAGTGGACGAGCTCACAGAATATGAGGAAGAGTCAAGTGGATTTACACTTACCTCGGTTCAAAGTTGAAGAGAGCTATGACCTCAAGGGCATACTGGAAGCCCTGGGGGTGGTGGACGCCTTCAGTTCACAGGATGCCAACCTCTCGGGCATGACCAAGAAACACAGGCTGGTGGTGTCTAAAGCCGTGCACAAGTCCTTTGTGGAGGTGAATGAGGAGGGCACGGAGGCCTCAGCGGCCACAGCCATAGTAATTCGTGAAACTGCAGCATTACGTTATGAACGTTTCCATTGTGATCACCCTTTCCTGTTCTTCATCAGACACAACAAGACCAACAGTATCCTCTTCTTGGGCAGACTCACTTCCCCTTAGATGTGGTTACCCTTGCACGGCCCTAGGGGCACATGCACAGAGTCCTTCTGATACACTGATTGCTGGAAGCAACAGGTTCTCCTTGATGTGTTCCCCTTTTCAACCTCATGGTCATCACTAAGAATCCAACCACTGATACaacatgtctgtctgtctctctctttctacaATCACATGTTGGCCTACTTTATGATATTTTCCCTTTGGACAAAATGTCCAAGCTATGTTAAAAGTGTATTTCAACGCTCTCCTCACCTAAATTTGAAACATCATATCTGCTATTTCAAAAATTATAGCTACTATTCAAATTCGTTCACCTAGATAcccacatttatttaaatttaggtGATATGTGGGACCCTTATGTGTGCAAATTTTTGATTTTATGAAATACAATATCAATATAACAGTGACTTATTCAAATtacttgttgcttttcttttttgctttctttattttcaaCAAAGTGCAACTGGCCTGCCCCACACAGGAACGACAATTTGTAAACATGCTATcatgtaaaagaaaaagattaaaagtagaaCATGAGGTGGCAGAGGTAGGCTGGTACCATAACATGGCACGCTTTGTAGCCATGTTAAGAACTTTGCATTCCATCCTTAAGTAAATGACAAGACActgaaggttttttttgttttccaaaaggaGAAAGAGATCATATCTGCAACTTTAAAGTACACATCTACTTATTATGATGTAAATGGATGAGAAGAAAGAACAGTGTGGATACAGTGAAATTATTAGTAAACCATTAGAATGTCAGGAGTGGAATGAGACAAATATTTGGGGAGtgaaatttgccaccccaaaatgtgtctaTATGGCGTGAGGATTAATTTAGGCTGATCATTTTTAAGAAACGGAAGAGCAAGAAGCCTCTTATTTGTTCTATAAGAAcccatttgtatttctataatacaAGACATTATAAACATCCAAAATACGTATTATCTTTCTCATTGCGTTTAGTACAGTGTAGGCCATTCAACAATTATTCTGCACCAGTTGTGTGCCACACTGGACTAGGCAATGGGTTCTCAGATGTAGTGTGATGGAATAAGGAAGGAAgggggggaggaaagaaagaaagagagaaagaaagaaagaaggaaagaaagaaaaagaaagaaagaaagaaagaaagaaagaaagaaagaaagaaagaaagaaagaaagaaagaaagaaagaaagaaagaaagaaagaaagaagagagagagagggagggagggagggagggaggaaggaagagagagagagagagagagaaaggaaggaaggaaggaaggaaggaaggaaggaaggaagggaggaagaatctTGAAGGCCAGAACAGGGGAACTAAACTGAGAACACAGGCAGGCAAGAACTTGGGAAAATGTCCTAATGTTGATGGCCAAGGTGGTGTTCAAGGTTTGGAACTAGAGCTGCAGGATGAGTACAATACAAACATGGAAGTGACTGAGATCAGACAGAAAAATAGCTGATAGGCagtcagaaaactagaaaaatccaCAAAACTTAGGGATCCTATAAAGGAGCAAACTCAGATATTCAGGAAACATTTCACGATAGACACAAGAGACGAGAACTCAGTGAGGGCTCTGCCCTTCCAAGTGGCTGCGCATGTGACTCCGCTAGAGAGTAGGGCCATCCCAGGGCATAGACACCCATCCCAGGCCCTGGCTTGCTGGCGTCTTAACATCTAAGGTTGTATTATCTCTGTTCCTGAGAATTAGTTATCTGCCTAAATGAGTAGAAACCAGAAACCCACATAAATCAAAATATTGCCTAAGATGATTCACATTTCATTTGAGACTAATAATGCAGTTGTTTCCTCCCCAAGAAGGATTTTTTAACCTATATTTTTTGCATaacaataattttaagaaaataaaaccttgCATTTTGGGGGTACATTCTAAGGTATACAGAGATCAGACTAACCTAAAGTGAAAATCAATTGCACAAAGTAAGCGGAGATTCGCCTGCTTTCTCACCTCCCTGCAGTGATGTTTATGTCCAGTCCAGGGGTGGCAAATCCATGACCTCAAAGGCAATGCTGAACCAGCTACCACAGAGGGTCCTGGCATCTCTCTATTTCCACCAGAGGGGGGCTTACATCCCTGGACCAATGAAGCCTGTCACAACATCCCTGATTCCTCATTCTCCAGAGCAGGTCCCACGTTGCACAAATGGTGGACGTTGTCTCCATTTCCCACTCTCCAAAAACACatctacacaaatacagcagtaaACTAAGTGCTCAGAGGTCCTGGGACCTCCTGCTGACCCCTAGAGAGGGGCATGGAAAGGCAGATTGTACATAGGTCAGTTTCAGAGCTGGTTATCCTATCAACACTTCCCCAGTGACAGATTTTCTGCTGTGGCAAAGAGGTAAAATCTGCTTGGAGATGCAGAACACATCACAAATAAAGGCTCATAAGTGAATATTGTCAAAACTCAGGGGTTTTATCTGTGTAAGCTTAGTGAACCAGAGCTTTTGAACACCCTCAATGGGCTGAATACACACGCTGTTGTCCTGGAACACTCACCTCCAAATATTGATGTGGAGATACAaatcaggcagagagagaaaaatgcttCTCTACCtgaagttaattaacattttagaaCTGTTAACAATAGCAGCTCAGCTTCTAATACGGTGGCAAAGGGCATGATGGCCATGGTTTGGTTTCTAGGCAAAGTCAGAAATTTTATTTCCCCAATACCTTCCACTGTGGTGAAGAATATATGCTTTGTCCCACCAGGATCCTGCCATGGGAactaaaagaaaatgtgtgtgctaaTCATAACCTGGAAGAGAGGAAGTTCTGTTTTCTTATAAGCATCTGATGCTGAACTCTGCCCAGATTCCTGATCCACAGGAAATGTGAGATCAGAAATGTTTATCGTTTTCAGTTGTCACATTTGGGTGCAATTTTTTAGGCACCAATGGATAACTAATACAGAAGctaagattttaattattttaattaatttaaatgtaaggTAACCACGTGTGGCTGGTGGATACACTATTGGTCTAAACCTTATGCTTGCTTGCTGTTTCATGTTTCTATTTGGGAAGAGAGAGCCTCAAACGAGGTAAGAAAAGTCCAAGCGGATGTCCCCATCCTACGCGCCCTTAGGAGTCAAATCACCACCATACTTCTGGTCAAAGAGTTGCTCGAGTTTCCCCACAAAACGTCACCAGGGAGTAGGGAAATGACACCAAATGGAAACTTAGCTCTACATGAAGGAATGAAAAATGGTCCAAACGGAAAATTCTAGGTAACTATAAAAGACAATTTGCTcattttgaaaagataattaACTGTTTAATTGCAATCTATTGcgtgatttataagaaatgtaGAACTTAAGTCTATAACAATAGCACAGAGGACAGGAGAATTACCCTGCTGTAAAGTTGTCATATTCAAAAGTAAGTGGGTTAATATTTCCTCAAGATAGCCTGGGAGGGGCGAAATATGTACAGTATTAACTTGAAAGCAACCACTAGTCAGTCAGCTGTGGAGATGAAATGGGACACTCAAAGTGCTCAGTCAGAAAGAAgtcagggaaagaagaaaagaaacaaacaaactcgAGAAGCAGAAAACATACAACAATGTGGTAGATTTAAACAGCTACGCTGATAGTCTAGACACTCTATTTAAAGGACAGAAACTGTcagatgacattttaaaaagcaagacccaAATTAGTAAAGAGTCCGATTCATTTTCGCTCTTTGCCTGCTGACAGCGTTCAAGCCCCacccatttctctttccctccagctCACATCAGGCCAGCTGGTAAGGCAGGCCATGCGCTCCCTCCCCTGGTACCTGTAAGAAGTGCACACCAGGAGAGCCCTGACCACGCCCGGGAACCCTTACTGGAGCCCAGCTCCCAACCACAATAAAAGCCCTCCTGGCTCTTTGCAGCCAGGGACCCTGCCACGCTCTCCCCAGAAAACCTCATTACACCAGTAATTAATCTCTTCATACCTTCTTGATGCAGGCATGGAATCATCAATCTCAATGTCCAAccaatttctcttttttgtgGGGAGTACATCTTACCTCCATGGGATGACCTGACCACAACATCCCACGCTAtgatgtctattaaaaaaaaagaaaaactcactttaaatataaggCCACATTTAGGCTAAATGAAAGGATGGGGAAAGGCGTTAGCATGTCAACCCTAGCCACATGGAAGTCTGAGTTGTTACATTATTATTTAGGCAAATTAAATCTCAGGACAAGGGCTATTATCAGGGATGCAGGGGTAGTGACTTGTGATAGAAACATAGATCGGTGGAAGAACAGAAGATCTAGAAACAGACCCAACACATATATATCACAAAGTTTCCAAGGTAACTAATCCACTGGGGGTAaggatagccttttcaacaagTGATGCTGGAACAGTTGGATGTCCACGTTAAAAACAATCAGCCCAACTCttatttcacaaaaattaattcaaagtaagtcacagatctaaatgtaagagctgaTACCATAaaagttctagaagaaaacatagaagagaGTCTTAAGAAACTCAagataggcaaagatttcttaaataagacagaaaaaagaaactataaaagaaaaaaattaatgagttgGATCCCATTAAAATTTCAGACTGCTTTTCAAAGATACTGTCAAGAAAATGCAATCCATACATCCGACAGAGAACTTTTATTCAGAATATATTATAAATAGTTACATGCCAATAATAAGAAAATCAATCTAATAAAAATGgccaaaagatttgaacagacgcttcacaaaagaaaataaacatcgggtcaatatgcacatgaaaaggtgctctgTATCATTAGTCATAAGGGAAAggcacaaattaaaaccacaatgagattccaCCTCCCACCCACTATAATGGCTATAATGAAGAAGACTGGCCACACCACCCACTGGTGAGTATGCAGAGCAACTGGAATGTTCATTCATTGCTGTAGGAATGGAAAATGCTGCAACCactttggagaacattttggcagtttcttataaacttAAACACGTActtaaccatatgacccagcaatttcactcttaggtgtgtacccaagagaaatgaaagcatagcTCACACAAAGACTTATGTGCACAAATGTATGTAGGTAGCAATGTGTATAGTTGCCAAACACTGgaagcaacacaaatgtccatcagtgggtaaagggataaacaaaatgtggtttatcCAGCTGATGGAGTACTGTTTGCCAACAGAAAGTAACGAACTGCGGATATCTCCACTACtttgatgaatctcaaaaacatagtGCTGAGCAGAAGCATCTGGACACAAAAGAGGGCATACTCTATGAATCCATTTGAATGAATCTCTAGACATGACAAATCTATCCTGTAGTGATGTAAGGCAATCAGCAGTTGCCTGGACTGGAGGTGTATAGGGACAGTTGACCGGGAACCAGAACAAGGGAACCACGGAGGGTGATGCAAATGTTCCATAGCTTGGACGTGACGGTGCTTTCACAGATGTACACGTTTATCATAACTCATCACCTTCTGGGCTTAAAaggaatgcattttattttatgatcaCATTTATGTCACAACATCAAAACACTTATGCAACTGACAATGGATAATCTGTTAGAACAGAGGGTGACGATATGGGAATCCTCTCTGCCTGCTGTATTGTTTTATTTCGTTCTGGCTTTTGAGTCTTGATTTACATTTTGCTAGTGAGTTTCTCTTTCCTGCATTCAGTTTGCCACTTTATTtgctgagaaggaaaaaagaaacacatgaattgagtaatttttgttttattttacttctgcattaaaatataccaaaatattaGGACTGCTGGGAGTCCCCAGATCACTAGTCCATAGTCTTTATTGAGGAGATTTTCTCTCCATTAGTGCACAGAACTACAAGACATTGATTTACTTTCAGAAGAAATCAATGGAAGATTATTAAGGAGCCTTGATGTACTATAGGCATCGCACAACCAAAGGACACTTCAGTCTCAAGGAaaagtataaacacacacacacactattacaGTCATTAAATCATCAATTTTTGATGGTAAGATTGAAATGcaagtaaaacaaattttaaaaagaatgggcCATTTTCATAATCATATTAATACTTCAGCACTGGTGATGGTTGTTTTCTGCCAGTGACTCTCCTAAGGAGAAGAAAATCGGCCAAAAAAGAGGACGCTGTCAGCCTCATTGTGCCTGATGAAGAACAGGAAAGGGTGATTGCAGTGAAATTTTTCGTAATCTGGGGCTGAGGTCATGGCAAAGCTTATGCCAGTGGCAGCTGCCGCCTCTGTGCCTTCCTCGCTGACCTCCACAAAGGACCTGTGCAGGAACTTCTGGGCATGCAGCCTGGAGGGTGAGGACATCCCCAAAGAGTCGGCTTGCTGCTCATTGAAGGCGTCCGCCATCCCCATGGCTGCCAGGACAGCCTCCATGTCATAACTATCCTCCACTTCAAACCGGGGCAAGTGCAAGTTTACGGTCCTTTCTTCCATATGCCCTGGGCTAGTCCACTCAATTAATTCACTGGGAGTTATTTTATCTATAATctatgaagaaaaaaaggagagaagaatggCATGATTAtcaataaaaatttgaaacaGTGTCCAACTGATTCAAGCCAGTCAAAAATTACTAATTTTAGTAACAAATGAAAGTAGAAATTTTATTTCACTCAACTCCTATCTTTACATAGAGAGTATTTGCTTCATATTTCTCTATTTAAATTACCTGTGTATGTATGAAAACTCTATAGCATTAAATGAAGTTTTAAAGGTGAGAAATAAGTCATTTCTTATTCTATCAAgctaatatgtatataaatatataatttctttttttttttgctgttcccCTCTTTGtctacatatataatatacaaattacatatgataaatatattattataaggaatataatttatattatatgatatatttatatagttgcaatcacatcaaaaaatctttttttctttttgcaacgTAGACTTTTCCACACTGCTGCATATCTCTCCTAAATATCTTCAGACTGGCAGATATTTCCATCAAGTTGTTAAAAATTCCATCTGCTATTCATCCTTTCGTTCACTTTACAATCTCCTAATATTGAGAATTATGATATATACGGTACTAATAATAAAATTTCAAGCTACATATCTTAGTGTATTTAATGCAGAAATTACAGATTTGATTCAAAAAGGTAACTTTCTTCTCTTGAATTATTTCCCTAGGGAAGTCAGATTATGGATACTCTTAAAGCATTcatacttactgccattttgctATCCCAAAATATTTCCCAATGTATAATGCGACTAGAGacatttcacagaaacagaatagCAACCAGTGTCACAATAAAGCAGCATCTATCACTTATTGAGTGCTTTCCATGAACTGGATCCATTCTAGGAACTATTTTTTCCATGTCCTAGATCCATTCCAGGAGACAGAATAAGTCCAGGACATGgaaagcactcaataaacagCAGATGCTATATTATTATAATACTGGATGCTGCTCTACATgtatacgcacacaca encodes:
- the LOC102537568 gene encoding serpin B4 isoform X2 — translated: MDSLSGPISHFAVDLYQQIRRTSTGKNIFYSPLSIMSAFGMLYLGSRGNTAAQLQKALHFKEVAENPTAGATADPAENPENHQFQKLLTELNKPTDAYELSVANRLYGRKEFPFLQEYMDNVKKLYLASVESADFANAPEESRQMINSWVEKQTNGKIKDLFPNGSIDSSTILVLVNAIYFKGQWHQKFKEENTVDEKFWLSKDRSKSVQMMKETNDFNFTSLEDMQVKILEIPYKGKELSMMLLLPNEVDGLQKLEDKLTAEKLLEWTSSQNMRKSQVDLHLPRFKVEESYDLKGILEALGVVDAFSSQDANLSGMTKKHRLVVSKAVHKSFVEVNEEGTEASAATAIVIRETAALRYERFHCDHPFLFFIRHNKTNSILFLGRLTSP
- the LOC102537568 gene encoding serpin B4 isoform X3, whose protein sequence is MDSLSGPISHFTVDLYQQIRQTSTGKNIFYSPLSIMSAFGMLYLGSRGNTAAQLQKALHFKEVAENPTAGATADPAKNPENHHFQKLLTELNKPTNAYELKVANRLYGRKEFPFLQEYMDNVKKLYLASVESADFANAPEESRQMINSWVERQTNGKIKDLFPNGSIDSSTILVLVNAIYFKGQWHQKFKEENTVDEKFWLSKDRSKSVQMMKETNDFNFTSLEDMQVKILEIPYKGKELSMMLLLPNEVDGLQKLEDKLTAEKLLEWTSSQNMRKSQVDLHLPRFKVEESYDLKGILEALGVVDAFSSQDANLSGMTKKHRLVVSKAVHKSFVEVNEEGTEASAATAIVIRETAALRYERFHCDHPFLFFIRHNKTNSILFLGRLTSP